The DNA sequence ATCTCGTCGTGATGTAATCTGTGCGCTTTTTGGGACAGAAGCTGAGGTAAAAGGGTTGGAACAACAGGCGAGAGAGATTGGTTATGAGCTCTGGTGGGAGGAAATCGCAATCTCTGATGCAACAGACCCAGCACACCTCCCTTCCACCGTATTTATAGTTTTTCAAGGTGGATATGAACAAGATGCCCCTGATGCTCTTGAGTTTTCTAACCCAGTTGGCATAGTTGCAACTTTTGACCTCGATGGTGCTGAGGCGGCTGTACGCCGACACCATCAAAGTGACAGTTTGGACATATGGAAGCTTCCCATCCCCTGGCAGAGTCCTTTCGCATTGCACCCCTTTACTAAGAAAAATTTAGATGGAGGTAATCCCGATTATGAGTACTCTCTGTAGCGTTGTGGTGGTGCGTTAGGAAATCATATTGCGCAACGAAAAAGAGAAATAGAGGAAGCCTAGTTAATGCCTAGCTGCTGGTACCGAAGAACACGTAGGAAATAACCGGGCCCACAGCATCGAAGGCATGGCAGGTGATCTGTTGTGGCAGGGGATAGGTGGTGCAATCCACCACCTCATAAGTGCCCAGGATTGATTCCCTGAAACCGGTGATGTCCTGGAGGAACTTGAGCTCCTGCGCATAGCTGGAGCCGGTAGAGGTCATCGGAGCGGGCTGATTCGCCTGAGCTGGAACTGTAAGGACGGTGCCAGCCACCACCGTACTGAGCAGTGTTTTAGTGAGAATGCGCATCACTCAACCGTAGTATCTGCCACCTCATCGTGCCTGGGGTGTGCGCCGCTGGCGAAGCGGCGGACCCAGGCTTCGTCCTTGTACTGGGCCGGCACACCACCACCGAGTAACTCCCGGGTGATGGCTGCGGTGTGGGGGGAGTGGGCGTCGAAAAGCTCCTGGTCTGAACCGAAGAGGATGATGTTGCCATAGCGGCGGCCTTTGAGCATCGGGGGATCGGCGATGACGGCAACGTGTGCGAAGACCTCCATCATGCCGGCGAGTTCACTCTTGGCGCCGCGCAGGTCGGAATGGTCGCCGCAGTTGGAGACATAGAGGCCGCCCGGGGCGAGACCGCGGTGGCAGTGTTCGAAGAACTCCACTGTGGTGAGGTTTTCCGGGGTCACGGCACCTGCGAAGGCATCGCGGATGATGATGTCGCGGCTGGCGGGGGTGAAGGCTTCGGCGACGGTGCGGGCATCATCGACACGGATCTTCACGCGGGGGGCACGGGGGATGTCGAACCACTCACGGGCCAGGCGGGCGAGTTCGCCGTCGAGTTCCACCACGGTGTTGCGGGACTGCGGGTACACATCGGCGAAGTAGCGGGCCATCGTGCAGGCACCACCACCGAGGTGCGTGATGCGGAGCTTGTCGGTGTCCAGGAATTGATCGGCGAAGGCCTGGGTACCGGTGGCGATCCAGCGCATGTACTCAAACACCAGGGCCCGGGGTTCGCCGAGGACGATATGGGAGCTGGGCACACCGTTGACACTGATGAGCCAGCCGTCTGTGGTGTAAAAATCCGGTTGGAGCTCGATCAGGGAGTACTCGCCCTCATAGGCACCGGCGATGGGGGTGTTGTCGGTGGTGTTGCGTTTTCGGGCCACGGTGTTCTTTCTGGGTTCTTTGTGGGTTCTAGATCGGGCGGTGCTGCGGATTATTCAGGAGATGCTCGCGCATATAGGGCAGGACAAAATTGAGGTAGCCATATTTGGGCACGGTGAGCAGACCCCGACGAAGCAATTGCCTGCGTTGGACGGATAATGCATTGGGCTTGACGTTCATCAACGCAGCGATATCACCGGTAGCCACCATCGCACCGTCCTGGGATAATTCAGCGATGGCATAAAGAATAGTCAACTCACCGTCAGGAACAGAATGCAGAGAAGGCTCATGGACCTGCATCCCCATGCGGCGGATAACCTCACCGCGCACCGCCTCCACCTGGGTCACTGCTATGCGATCGGTCTTGTCCAGGGTGGCCCGGGCCCATGCCAGGGAACCGGTCAGCTGCATGGAATAGGGATAGCCGACGCTGATCTGGGCGGCGAGGTGGGCTGCTTGTTCGTCGATAAGCCGACCACCGGCGGTGGTGGTCTCGCGGAACATGGCTACGGCGTCGTTGTGGTTGACCTCGCCGAGGTGGATGCGCTCGGCGCGTCGGATGAAGGTGGTGCCCTCATGCTGGAGGAGGCGATCGATGCCTTCGGGCAGGCCGGCGGCCACGAGGGCGATATCGACATCATCGCGCAATAGATCCTGCACGGCCGTGGCCAGTTCATGGAGTTGGCTGATATCAGCACTCTGGAGCTCATCCAGCGTGATGAGAATGCCCACGCCACGCAGGAGGGCGGCGAGCTCCCGCAGGCGGGAGATCAACGTGGGCGCGGGCTGAGAATGATCCGGATTGGCCACAGCCGTGATCTGCCCGACCCCGGGAATGGAGACGCCGCTGAGAATTCGCTTGCTGGAGGGGCCGCTCTGATCCTGGATGGCCTGGGGGAGGGTGGAGTTGGTCAGGGTGTGCACCATGGTCTCATCGGGGTAGACGCGCACCTTCACCCAACCCTGTTCCGCAGCGGCATCCTCAAACTCATTGAGCATGACTGTCTTACCCATGCCACGGGCACCGGAGATGAGCAGGGCGCGGAAAGGGCTGCCCGGACCTTCCGCAAGCCCGAGTTTGAACGACTCCAGCAGTGAATCACGCCCGGCGAGGATGGTGGGGGAGACACCGAAGGTGGGGCGGAAAGGATTGGTCGGTTGCATAGTGCTCCTGGGATCGCGCCGGGGGTGTGTTTTAGATCTATAAGAAGTATAGGTGAGGTTTAGATCTTTAAGAACCTGATCAGCATCTGCGAAATTGGGGCTTTGGGGAACACAAAGATACGCTACGAGGTTGAACAAGGGTGATAGTGACTAAGGCAGTACAACAACATGAGGGGAGATCATGCGGGTTCTCGCAGCAATGAGTGGAGGCGTCGATTCCGCGGTGGCGGCATCGCGGGCGGTGGCCGCTGGCCATGAAGTGATCGGAGTGCACCTCGCGCTGTCCCGGGACCCGCAGAGCGTGCGTGAATCCTCCCGCGGCTGCTGCTCCCTCGAAGATTCCGCCGATGCCCGTCGGGTGTGTGACAAGCTCGGCATCCCCTTCTATGTGTGGGACTTCTCCGATCGTTTCCAGGAGGACGTGATCGATGATTTCATTGATTCCTATGCCATTGGGGAGACCCCGAACCCCTGCCTGCGCTGCAATGAGAAGATCAAGTTCGCAGCCCTGCTCGAGCGTGGCATCGCGCTTGGTTTTGATGCCGTGGTCACCGGCCACTATGCACGTCTGACCCAGCCAGCCGATGGTGGTGACGGTTACCTCCGCCGCGGTGTGGATATGGATAAGGACCAGTCCTATGTCCTGGGTGTCCTCGGCGCCCATGAGATCGCCCACTGCATGTTCCCGGTCGGTGACACGATCAAGCCGGAGATCCGGGAAGAGGCCGGCGCTGCTGGTTTCTCCGTGGCCAAGAAGCCGGATTCCTATGATATCTGCTTCATCCCCGACGGCAATACCCAGGCGTTCCTGGGCAAGCACAT is a window from the Corynebacterium faecale genome containing:
- a CDS encoding spermidine synthase gives rise to the protein MARKRNTTDNTPIAGAYEGEYSLIELQPDFYTTDGWLISVNGVPSSHIVLGEPRALVFEYMRWIATGTQAFADQFLDTDKLRITHLGGGACTMARYFADVYPQSRNTVVELDGELARLAREWFDIPRAPRVKIRVDDARTVAEAFTPASRDIIIRDAFAGAVTPENLTTVEFFEHCHRGLAPGGLYVSNCGDHSDLRGAKSELAGMMEVFAHVAVIADPPMLKGRRYGNIILFGSDQELFDAHSPHTAAITRELLGGGVPAQYKDEAWVRRFASGAHPRHDEVADTTVE
- a CDS encoding ATP-binding protein: MQPTNPFRPTFGVSPTILAGRDSLLESFKLGLAEGPGSPFRALLISGARGMGKTVMLNEFEDAAAEQGWVKVRVYPDETMVHTLTNSTLPQAIQDQSGPSSKRILSGVSIPGVGQITAVANPDHSQPAPTLISRLRELAALLRGVGILITLDELQSADISQLHELATAVQDLLRDDVDIALVAAGLPEGIDRLLQHEGTTFIRRAERIHLGEVNHNDAVAMFRETTTAGGRLIDEQAAHLAAQISVGYPYSMQLTGSLAWARATLDKTDRIAVTQVEAVRGEVIRRMGMQVHEPSLHSVPDGELTILYAIAELSQDGAMVATGDIAALMNVKPNALSVQRRQLLRRGLLTVPKYGYLNFVLPYMREHLLNNPQHRPI
- the mnmA gene encoding tRNA 2-thiouridine(34) synthase MnmA; amino-acid sequence: MRVLAAMSGGVDSAVAASRAVAAGHEVIGVHLALSRDPQSVRESSRGCCSLEDSADARRVCDKLGIPFYVWDFSDRFQEDVIDDFIDSYAIGETPNPCLRCNEKIKFAALLERGIALGFDAVVTGHYARLTQPADGGDGYLRRGVDMDKDQSYVLGVLGAHEIAHCMFPVGDTIKPEIREEAGAAGFSVAKKPDSYDICFIPDGNTQAFLGKHIGLRPGMIVDQEGTALRDHAGVHEFTIGQRKGLDIKAPAADGRPRYVTDIDAATGTVTVGSREDLQVHTIHADRLKFLHPDMDGELDCEVQVRAHGGVVTCHARIDRDADTMTLALNEPLSGVARGQAAVLYLPDADGDIVLGSGTICGTEG